One stretch of Vulpes lagopus strain Blue_001 chromosome 12, ASM1834538v1, whole genome shotgun sequence DNA includes these proteins:
- the SEC16A gene encoding protein transport protein Sec16A isoform X6, which produces MQPPPQAAPSGVIGPPPAGTPQSMFWSNRPYRRQANNNTPVTPITCPLQPVTDPFAFSRQALQSTSLGSSSKNSLPILQGPAPAAFPQRPGLPLPHTNAGDTPQRPVSQPRADGGLFSSVLTPSAPLESELNRSADGAPSSEPEVQTLPCPQYIPGVGPDGSHGGHPPINLPGPDRPLSTQNPHDGAPALAPPPFIPQPHQPMPGQWGPGQSSPQPSGQHYWPRPEGPVQNAVPHASSVPHFPAPSNPHHGPGHEQFNPLMPLPGPLASDGSNEAAYLQSGNHSTSNFDTENAFRQNSQAGNTRVSQELRPSPGVNKEQLPDLALINPLTQGNSPESHLHYPPGAGTTRALPEVDSGALSMFFQGGETENEENLSSEKTGSAGQCDFDGFSPSPALGHAPAHMGAGSIYQAFPKGSSSEATQPGGHPQPYFSQSAGAQPDRPTTANAAVTLWGSTANAGTHAASSSQSENVEDLEFIQNQEVLPSEPLSLDPSTLSDQVRYGPLPRPAIPRLGVVGLAGGGGPNLEAPDSAPHPVRSDSVSSSYSSKSHRNSSSAARPQELVGTFIQQEVGKPEDESSGSFFKQIDSSPVGGETNGTTMSQNHHSSLSQPSTPSPPKPTGIFQTSANSSFEPVKSHLVGVKPVEADRANVVGEVRGTAAYQKQRRPTAALPDTSPGNLEQPPDNIETLFTLQACSPPFTVPVEAGPGLVHTTGPPLETVLLAAEKRPLARAQGAVKCESPVTTLWAQNELPDFGGNVLLAPAAPALHVPVKPQPSEVIQPPDEGMSAPQARQPGSGLPLQSGDSIGASENLENPPKMGEEEALPSQASSGYASLLSSPPTESLQNQPVLIAQPDQSYNLAQPINFSVSLSSPNEKNQPWRDALIGDKPSTSSRAVGGDSGDSAPVSGIAAGSLTRSPLPSSLTQSSFPHVPGTLEIVSNQPANLLVQPPPHPVPKNLLPENQKIHNVENVLPELVSSPAGSIGMMLVPPANATSVPAGNKADHSSNREETAGALDFAPNRTLENPLRMYSPSHSDSSACPHTVSSHPRQLGPGPHNPDYFYQQVTKDAQDQCGLERAQQEPAPPPPQGPKAACSEPSNPGSPPIQGQPQNSVPPPASPAPADTGQQLPPPRPPRSSSASVVSTSSSQAAVRSDQHWLQPPPPDLASYYYYRPLYDGYQSHYPSPYPPDPGTVSLYYQQDIYGLYEPRYRSYDSAAPAYADSYRYPEPERPSSRASHCSDRPPARQGYPEGYYSSKSGWSSQSDRYADCYSGQYDYGDPGRWERYHYGSRFRDPRTCDRRYWYDAEYDPYRKESYAYGDRTERYDDPWRYDPRFTGSFDDDPEPHRDPYGEDVDRRSVHSERSAQSLRSSFSSHSRQSQVYRNHGVTAASYEAPPPPGSLPGDYAYGAYGSNFGSAQGFPEYGYPAEGGWPATEQAPSRPTSPEKFSVPHVCARFGPGGQLIKVIPNLPSEGQPALVEIHSMETLLQHTPEQEELRSFPGPLGKDDTHKVDVINFAQNKATKCLQNENLIDKESASLLWNFIVLLCRQNGTVVGTDLAELLLQDHKTVWLPGKSPNEANLIDFTNEAVEQVEEEESGEAQLSFLTDSQAASSSALEKETERFRELLLYGRKKDALESAMKNALWGHALLLASKMDSRTHARVMTRFANSLPINDPLQTVYQLMSGRMPAASTCCGDEKWGDWRPHLAMVLSNLSSNVDVESRAMATMGDTLASKGLLDAAHFCYLMAQVGLGVYTKKTTKLVLIGSNHSLPFSKFATNEAIQRTEAYEYAQSLGAQTCSFPNFQVFKFIYSCRLAEMGLATQAFHYCEVIAKSILLQPHKYSPVLISQLAQIASQLRLFDPQLREKPEEESFVEPAWLTQLHRVDKQVKEGATVWSQDGTFPQRCPSTPSSEAGHFDGPALAQPGGPGTSNPLLAPPVPSAEHFGQGVRLLPSAPSMLPASQPAVPARVPLFPVLPPEGPVELGPGCGPQGAALGFPEPSGPDPVAPYLGPGLPPGVPPLQGSEQEARTQDPGVLPPEALGRNSLLELREEGFGGKFANLGPSRMSQDSEVPPGWECASSGALQPPLTSAPEVKRPTQAARKEAKEPKKSSESWFFRWLPGKKRTEAYLPDDKNKSIVWDEKKNRWVDVNEPEEEKKAPPPPPASLPKVPLAGPPGPGGPPRASVNMFSRKAAGARARYVDVLNPGGPQRSEAAPAPAEFFAPLAPLPIPPHLFGPNADAEEALPAEGAAGGSANPEPASEPQVFSSAAALPGPELPPAREDSSQGGEAPSDHAPAGGVPGPAVPFYSPAPFAQASATSGGSRMGRTGQRKYPVLS; this is translated from the exons ATGCAGCCACCACCCCAGGCAGCCCCATCAGGCGTGATTGGGCCACCTCCAGCTGGGACTCCTCAGAGCATGTTCTGGTCCAACAGACCGTATAGGAGACAGGCAAATAATAACACACCCGTGACTCCAATAACTTGCCCACTGCAGCCGGTGACGGATCCATTTGCTTTTAGTAGACAGGCGCTACAAAGTACATCATTGGGCAGTTCATCCAAAAACAGCCTGCCCATTTTGCAAGGCCCGGCCCCAGCAGCGTTCCCTCAGCGCCCTGGTCTGCCTCTGCCTCACACAAATGCTGGGGATACCCCCCAAAGACCTGTGTCACAGCCCAGAGCAGATGGTGGTCTGTTTTCCAGTGTGTTGACTCCTTCAGCACCATTGGAGTCAGAGTTGAACCGGAGTGCCGACGGTGCTCCCAGCTCAGAACCCGAAGTTCAGACTCTGCCGTGTCCTCAGTACATTCCAGGAGTGGGTCCTGACGGTTCCCACGGGGGGCATCCACCCATAAACCTGCCTGGGCCTGATAGGCCCCTGAGTACGCAGAACCCGCACGATGGTGCTCCAGCGTTAGCACCGCCCCCTTTCATCCCTCAGCCTCATCAGCCGATGCCAGGCCAGTGGGGCCCAGGGCAGAGCAGCCCACAACCCTCAGGTCAGCACTACTGGCCCCGCCCAGAAGGACCTGTTCAGAATGCGGTGCCCCATGCCTCCAGTGTTCCTCACTTCCCTGCTCCGTCCAACCCGCACCATGGTCCTGGCCACGAGCAGTTCAACCCACTGATGCCTTTGCCAGGGCCCTTAGCCAGTGATGGAAGCAACGAGGCAGCCTACCTGCAAAGTGGAAACCACTCAACAAGTAACTTTGATACTGAAAATGCATTCAGGCAAAATTCTCAAGCTGGGAATACTCGGGTGAGCCAGGAGCTCAGGCCAAGTCCAGGAGTGAATAAAGAGCAGTTGCCAGACCTTGCTCTCATTAATCCCCTCACTCAGGGAAATAGCCCAGAAAGCCATTTGCACTATCCCCCGGGGGCTGGGACCACCCGGGCCCTGCCAGAAGTGGACTCGGGAGCTCTCTCTATGTTTTTCCAAGgtggggagacagaaaatgaggaGAACCTCTCATCTGAAAAAACTGGCTCTGCTGGTCAGTGTGACTTCGATGGCTTCTCCCCCAGTCCTGCACTCGGTCATGCTCCTGCCCATATGGGAGCAGGTAGCATTTACCAGGCCTTTCCCAAAGGTTCCAGCAGTGAGGCCACGCAGCCAGGAGGGCATCCACAACCTTATTTTTCTCAGTCTGCAGGTGCCCAGCCTGATAGACCCACCACAGCAAATGCTGCCGTCACCCTGTGGGGCAGCACAGCCAATGCAGGTACGCACGCTGCCAGTAGCTCACAATCTGAGAACGTGGAAGACCTTGAATTCATTCAGAATCAGGAAGTCCTGCCAAGTGAGCCCCTGAGCTTGGACCCTTCTACCCTGAGTGATCAGGTCAGATATGGGCCCCTTCCCAGGCCAGCCATCCCCAGGCTCGGTGTTGTGGGCCTTGCTGGAGGTGGGGGCCCAAATCTCGAGGCACCGGATTCAGCACCGCACCCTGTACGATCTGATAGCGTGTCATCCAGTTACAGCAGTAAGAGCCACAGGAATTCTTCGAGTGCAGCCAGGCCCCAAGAATTGGTAGGTACTTTCATTCAGCAAGAAGTTGGAAAACCTGAAGATGAGTCTTCGGGAagtttttttaagcaaatagaTTCTTCTCCTGTGGGAGGTGAGACAAACGGGACCACCATGAGCCAGAATCACCACAGCAGCCTGTCTCAGCCCTCAACCCCCAGCCCCCCAAAACCCACTGGGATATTTCAGACAAGTGCAAATAGTTCATTTGAACCAGTGAAATCCCACTTAGTTGGAGTAAAACCAGTTGAGGCCGATCGGGCCAATGTGGTGGGTGAGGTGAGAGGAACCGCTGCCTACCAGAAGCAGCGCAGACCCACTGCTGCCCTACCTGACACCTCCCCCGGCAACCTGGAGCAGCCGCCAGACAACATAGAGACCCTGTTCACACTCCAGGCCTGTTCTCCGCCCTTTACTGTACCCGTGGAGGCCGGGCCTGGGCTCGTGCACACCACTGGACCACCCTTGGAAACTGTGCTTCTGGCAGCTGAGAAAAGGCCTTTGGCCAGAGCCCAGGGAGCTGTGAAGTGTGAGAGCCCAGTGACGACGTTGTGGGCGCAGAACGAGCTGCCAGATTTTGGAGGCAACGTCCTTCTAGCCCCAGCTGCTCCTGCATTGCATGTGCCTGTGAAACCACAGCCATCTGAAGTGATTCAGCCTCCAGATGAGGGCATGTCTGCTCCGCAGGCCCGGCAGCCAGGCTCCGGCCTCCCTCTGCAGAGTGGGGACAGCATCGGTGCTTCTGAGAACCTCGAGAATCCTCCCAAGATGGGAGAAGAGGAGGCGCTCCCGTCACAGGCAAGTTCTGGCTATGCCAGTCTGTTGTCCTCACCACCCACTGAATCTTTGCAGAATCAACCAGTCTTGATCGCCCAGCCTGATCAAAGCTATAATTTGGCTCAGCCCATTAACTTTTCTGTGTCCTTATCAAGTCCTAATGAGAAGAATCAGCCCTGGAGAGATGCTTTGATTGGGGATAAACCCTCCACAAGCAGCCGGGCTGTGGGGGGTGACTCTGGAGACAGCGCTCCTGTGTCTGGGATCGCGGCCGGCTCTCTCACCCGCTCGCCTCTGCCCAGCAGTCTCACGCAAAGTAGTTTTCCACATGTTCCTGGCACTTTGGAAATAGTTTCTAATCAACCTGCTAATTTGCTGGTTCAGCCACCACCTCATCCAGTTCCAAAGAACTTGCTTCCAGAAAACCAAAAGATTCATAATGTGGAGAATGTTCTTCCCGAGTTGGTCAGTAGCCCTGCTGGAAGCATAGGCATGATGTTAGTGCCACCTGCAAATGCTACCTCAGTACCTGCTGGTAATAAGGCAGATCACTCCAGTAATCGGGAAGAAACTGCTGGAGCCCTAGACTTTGCGCCTAATAGGACTTTGGAAAACCCTCTAAGAATGTATAGCCCGTCCCATTCTGACAGCTCTGCTTGTCCACACACTGTCAGCAGTCATCCTAGACAACTGGGGCCTGGGCCACATAACCCAGACTATTTCTACCAACAGGTGACAAAAGATGCTCAGGACCAGTGTGGCCTAGAGAGAGCCCAGCAGGAGCCCGCACCGCCTCCCCCACAAGGGCCCAAAGCAGCATGTTCAGAACCTTCAAACCCAGGAAGTCCACCCATACAGGGACAGCCCCAAAACTCGGTCCCACCACCTGCAAGTCCAGCTCCGGCTGACACGGGTCAGCAGTTGCCGCCGCCGCGGCCACCTCGGTCCTCCAGCGCATCTGTTGTGTCCACCAGCTCGAGCCAGGCAGCTGTGCGGTCGGACCAGCACTGGCTGCAGCCACCACCTCCAGACTTGGcatcttattattattacagaCCCCTGTACGATGGCTACCAGTCCCATTACCCATCGCCCTACCCGCCGGATCCTGGCACGGTCTCCCTCTATTACCAG CAGGACATCTACGGCCTGTATGAGCCCAGGTACAGGTCCTACGATAGCGCGGCGCCTGCTTATGCTGACAGCTACCGCTACCCCGAGCCTGAGCGACCCAGCTCCCGAGCAAGTCACTGCTCAGACCGGCCACCTGCCAG GCAGGGGTACCCCGAAGGTTACTACAGTTCCAAAAGTGGATGGAGCAGTCAAAGTGACCGCTATGCAGATTGTTACTCTGGCCAGTATGATTATGGAG ACCCAGGTCGCTGGGAGCGGTACCACTATGGTTCCAGATTCCGGGATCCCCGCACCTGTGACCGGAGGTATTGGTATGATGCTGAATACGATCCATACAGGAAAGAAAGCTATGCTTATGGCGACAG gaccGAGAGGTATGATGACCCCTGGAGATATGACCCTCGCTTCACTGGCAGTTTTGACGATGACCCCGAGCCCCACAGGGACCCTTATGGGGAAGACGTGGACAGGCGCAGTGTGCACAGCGAGCGCTCGGCCCAGAGCCTGCGCAGCAGCTTCAGCTCCCACTCCCGTCAG AGTCAGGTTTACAGAAATCATGGTGTGACTGCTGCTTCCTACGAGGCCCCGCCTCCCCCCGGCTCCTTGCCTGGCGATTATGCCTACGGCGCCTATGGCAGCAATTTTGGCAGTGCCCAGGGCTTCCCAGAGTACGGCTACCCTGCTGAAGGTGGCTGGCCTGCCACGGAGCAAG CTCCATCAAGACCAACTTCCCCGGAGAAGTTCTCCGTGCCTCATGTCTGTGCCAGGTTCGGTCCTGGGGGGCAGCTCATTAAAGTGATCCCAAATCTGCCTTCCGAAGGACAGCCTGCGCTGGTTGAGATTCACAGCATGGAG ACCTTGCTGCAGCACACGCCGGAGCAGGAGGAGCTGCGCTCGTTCCCAGGACCGCTTGGCAA AGATGATACCCATAAAGTGGATGTTATTAATTTTGCACAGAATAAAGCTACAAAGTGTTTGCAGAATGAAAATTTAATTGACAAAGAGTCTGCAAGTCTTCTTTGGAATTTTATCGTTCTCTTGTGCAGACAGAATGGG ACTGTGGTGGGAACAGACCTTGCGGAGCTTTTGTTACAAGACCACAAAACCGTGTGGCTTCCTGGGAAGTCACCCAACGAGGCCAACCTGATTGATTTTACTAACGAGGCTGTGGAgcaagtggaggaggaggagtccGGGGAGGCCCAGCTCTCGTTTCTCACTGACAGCCAGGCAGCCAGCAGCAGTGCTCTTGAGAAGGAGACCGAGAGGTTCCGGGAGCTGCTGCTATATGGCCGCAAGAAG gaTGCTTTAGAGTCTGCGATGAAGAATGCCTTATGGGGTCATGCTCTGTTACTTGCAAGTAAGATGGATAGCCGGACACACGCCCGCGTCATGACCAG GTTTGCCAACAGTCTTCCCATCAACGACCCTCTGCAGACAGTGTACCAGCTGATGTCAGGGCGGATGCCTGCCGCGTCCACG TGTTGCGGAGATGAGAAGTGGGGAGATTGGAGGCCACATCTTGCTATGGTTTTGTCCAACCTGAGCAGCAATGTGGATGTGGAGTCCAGGGCAATGGCCACCATGGGTGACACTCTGG CTTCAAAAGGTCTCTTAGATGCTGCACACTTTTGCTACCTCATGGCCCAGGTCGGATTGGGAgtttatacaaagaaaaccacaaaacttGTCTTAATTGGATCGAACCACAG TTTGCCGTTTTCAAAGTTTGCAACAAATGAAGCTATTCAGAGGACAGAAGCCTATGAATATGCCCAGTCTCTTGGGGCACAGACCTGCTCCTTCCCCAATTTCCAG GTGTTCAAGTTCATCTACTCATGCCGCCTGGCTGAGATGGGGCTGGCCACACAGGCCTTCCACTACTGCGAGGTGATTGCCAAGAGCATCCTGCTGCAGCCCCACAAGTACTCGCCCGTGCTCATCAGCCAGCTGGCTCAG ATTGCATCCCAGCTGCGGCTCTTTGACCCACAGCTGAGAGAGAAGCCGGAGGAGGAGTCCTTTGTTGAGCCTGCCTGGCTGACCCAGCTGCACCGCGTGGACAAGCAGGTCAAG GAGGGTGCCACAGTGTGGAGTCAGGATGGGACCTTCCCCCAGCGCTGCCCCAGCACACCGAGCTCCGAGGCAGGGCACTTTGATGGCCCAGCGCTCGCCCAGCCAGGGGGCCCGGGCACCAGCAATCCGCTACTGGCGCCGCCCGTGCCCAGCGCTGAGCACTTTGGCCAGGGTGTGCGGCTGCTGCCTTCAG CTCCGTCAATGCtccctgccagccagccagccgtCCCTGCCAGGGTGCCACTGTTCCCGGTGCTGCCACCTGAGGGCCCTGTTGAGCTGGGGCCTGGCTGTGGACCCCAAGGGGCTGCCCTTGGCTTTCCAGAGCCCTCTGGGCCTGACCCTGTGGCTCCGTACTTGGGGCCTGGCCTGCCACCTGGCGTGCCACCTCTGCAGGGAAGTGAGCAGGaggccaggacccaggacccag GGGTGTTGCCACCAGAGGCGCTGGGTAGAAACTCACTTCTGGAGCTGAGAGAAGAGGGTTTTGGTGGAAAATTTGCTAATCTG GGCCCCTCCAGGatgtcccaggactctgaggtcccTCCAGGGTGGGAGTGTGCCAGCTCAGGTGCTCTGCAGCCGCCATTGACGTCCGCTCCCGAAGTGAAGAGACCTACACAAGCAGCCAGGAAAGAGGCCAAGGAGCCTAAGAAG AGTAGTGAATCCTGGTTCTTCCGTTGGCTCCcggggaaaaaaaggacagaagcTTATTTGCCAGACGACAAGAACAAATCA ATCGTCTGGGATGAAAAGAAGAACCGGTGGGTGGATGTAAATGAGCCGGAGGAGGAG AAGAAGGCTCCGCCCCCACCACCAGCCTCGCTCCCCAAGGTTCCGCTTGCTGGGCCCCCTGGTCCTGGAGGGCCCCCGAGGGCCTCTGTGAACATGTTTTCTAGGAAAGCAG CTGGAGCCAGAGCACGCTACGTGGACGTTTTAAACCCAGGGGGCCCTCAGCGGAGCGAGgcagctcctgctcctgcagAGTTTTTTGCTCCTCTTGCCCCGCTCCCGATTCCTCCTCACTTGTTTGGACCAAATGCAG ATGCAGAGGAAGCCCTGCCCGCGGAGGGGGCCGCAGGGGGTTCGGCCAACCCAGAACCTGCCTCAGAGCCCCAG GTGTTTAGCTCGGCGGCGGCACTCCCCGGTCCTGAGCTCCCACCTGCCCGTGAAGACAGCTCCCAAGGAGGAGAG GCTCCCAGCGACCACGCCCCCGCAGGGGGTGTCCCCGGGCCAGCCGTGCCCTTCTACAGCCCGGCTCCGTTTGCACAG